The DNA sequence CGCGCAAATTTAATAAATGCAGGATTACAAAAGGTCACAAATGAATATGATTGGTCGATAATCGCCTCGAAGACAATTGATTATTATTATGAATTAATGAAAAACAGGAGTTAATGCCGACGCAAGTTTGAAAAAATCATCGGGTGCCAAGCTATTAGCCCGGACATCAGACGGTAGTCTGATTTTATTAAACACACTAATTAACTCAGTACGACTAATTTTAAGACTCAAAGCCAGATTATTTATTAAAAGCTTCCGAGGTTGCGGATAGAAACCAGCGTTTACAATGGCAATGAATTTTTTTATGTCGGGGATAGAAAAAAGCAATTCTCTACGTTTAAATATGACCGCGGTTGAAACGACATCGGGGGTTGGTTTAAAGTAACTTCGTGGAATATTAAAAAGCCGACGGCATTCGCAGAGATACTGAGTGACCACTGAAATAGGACCGTAATCCGGGCTGCCGGGAATAGCAAGAACACGCTGAGCAAATTCACGTTGCACGGTAATGACGGACACATTCCAGTGCCAACAGTATTCCAGTAACTTCCACAATATTGCCGATGATATGTAATAAGGCAGGTTACCGATTATTTTCAAGTTCCTGTAGTTTGTCATGTCAAACGCCAGAAAATCGCACTCCACGAGCCTTAAATTGTTGTTCAGTGGAAATTTGCGCGCTAAATAATCAATTAACCTTTTATCAATCTCAACACCTATTACCTCCTTAGCAACTTTAGTTAATTTGCCGGTAACAATGCCCCTGCCTGGACCTATTTCCAGTACCGTGTCGTTGTCAGTAACATTTAGAGCTTTAACCAGTTGTTCTGCAGTCTTTTCGTGCACAAGAAACACCTGACCTAATGATCTAATAGGTTTGATCTCATCCCTCTCGATTTTAATCAGTTTCGGATGGAAGCGAGCAGAACGAAAACAATCAGGCAATTTGAAGGCAGCGCCGGGCATTATCTCTAGTTATCGTCGCTATTTCTTTAGGGGTCAAATTCAGTATCTCGGCAAGATAATTGAGCGTAACTCTGATATACGAAGGTTCATTCCTTTTGCCCGCAACAAGCTCGGTTCTGGGGATCAAGTAGGGAGCATCGGTTTCGATCAGTATTCGGTCGACGGGAATTGATCTTGCTATTTCCACTAGCCGTTTTTCTCCAAATGTCAGGTTACCGGAAAAGGAAATGTAAAATCCTTTCTCAACCGCCCATTCAGCAAGCTTCCTTCCATCCGAAAAGCAGTGCAGTATGCCTTTAAAATAGTTGTGCTCTTGTAAAATCGCCATTGCCGCAAAAGCAGCATCACGGATGTGAATAATTAAAGGCAGATTCATCATTTTTGCAAGTTCAATCTGAGCGCGAAATGCGGTTTCCTGATTGGCTTTAGTGGAGAATTCGCGGAAAAAATCGAGCCCCGTCTCTCCAATTGCCTTCACTTGGGGTTCAATACACAGATCTTTGAGCATCTGAATATCAATGCTTCGAAAGTTATCAGCCTCATGCGGATGAATTCCAACTGAGCAATATAGACCGCTGAACTTCTGGCATAATTCTATCGTCTCCCTGCTATCGGGAATATTCATACTCACGGTAAGTATTTCCTTGACCCCGGCTTGTTGAGCACGTTTCATAACCGCACTCAAATCGGAAGCAAACTGGAAATCGGTTAGGTGACAATGCGAATCAAAGATCAACAAACTGTCAGGATTCTCCTTGCTTTTTCTGGGCATACAAACTTTATGTAACTGCGGTCCCGGGAGTCACATCCTGCTCCGGCCTTATGAGCGCAACCTGCTTTCCATCCACCGCAGCTAACAGCATTCCGAATGATTCGACACCTCGAATTGTCGCCGGTTGTAAATTAGCTACAACCACTATCTGCTTTCCAACTACAGCTTCGGGAGAATATGTTTCACCGATACCGGCAACAATCTGACGTTCTTCCTTCCCGAGATCAATAACTAATTTCAGCAATTTAGAAGTTCCGGGAATGCGTTCGGCAGATTTAACGAGGGCAACTCGTAAATCTATTTTTTTAAACTCATCAATGGTAATCATAGATGGCTCCCTTTCATTTTTTTCTTTCTTATCAGGCCCCAATTTGGATTTTTCCTGAATGATAATTTTTTCAGGCAATTTCTGAAACAGAATCTCTGTTTCGCCCAATTCACTTGGGACCGCAGGGTTCAGAACATCGTCCCAAGTTCTCTTTCCCAAATTCAACATTTTAGCAATTTTCCGGCTGGTAAAAGGTAAAAACGGATATGTAATAATTTCAAGCATTGAAATAAGCTTTGAACATACTGCCATTGTCCGGTTGCACTGCGCCCGATCCGCGCTGAAGGTCCGCCACGGTGCACTGTGATCAAAGTAACGATTGCCGATTGCAGCCAAGTTCATCATCTCACGTGCTGCATCTTTAATTTGAAAACCCTCAATTAAGGTTGCAATGCGAACAACAATTTCCTGCGCCATCCCAATCACTTTCTCACTGTCCGAATCAGTACCGGTAAATTGTGGGATTTTACCGCTGTAGTATCTCTTTATGAATACCACCACCCTATTGATAAAATTACCGAGTATATCCGCCAGCTCGTTATTGTTGCGACTGTGAAAATCTGCCCAGGTAAAATCCACATCTCGATTTTCAGGTAAATTAATCGCCAGTGCATAACGCAAGGGATCAGGAGGATATTGAGACAAGTAATCACTCAGCCATATTGCACGATTACGTGATGTAGAAAGTTTTGCGCCCTCAAGATTGAGAAATTCATTGGCAGGAATTTCACTTGGCAAGATAAATTCATCGTGTGCCATCAGCATGGCAGGCCAGACGATGGCATGGAAAACTATATTGTCCTTACCAATAAAATGAACCAGCTTAGTCTGGGGATTAAACCAGTAATCCTTCCATAAATCCGGCCTGCCAAGACTTTCTGCCCAGTCCTGGGTGGCTGATATGTAACCGATGGGGGCATCAAACCATACATAAAACACTTTTCCCGCAGCCTCCGGCAGAGGAACGGGAACACCCCACGATAAGTCGCGAGTAATCGGACGGTCAACCAGTCCTCTTTTTAACCATCCTTCACAGAAACGCATCACATTAGGTTTCCAATGTGTCTTCGATGCTAACCAAGTTCGCAGATTAGTTTCGAACTGCGACAGGCGAAAAAACCAATGCACTGTTTCACGGCGTTCCGGGGTCATTCCGCATACTTTGCACCTCGGATCGATTAATTCAAAAGGTTCCAGCCATTTACCGCATTGTTCACACTGATCGCCCCTTGCCTCATTATTGCCGCAACTGGGACATGCACCTTCAACATAGCGATCCGCCAAAAACATTTTACACCGCGGACAGTAAAGTTGGCTGGTAGTTTTGGGTGTAATAAATCCCCGCCGGTATATTTGGAGAAAAAAATCCTGCACAGTTCGATAATGCAGTGACAGAGAAGTTCGGGAATAATTATCAAATTCGATACCGAATTTTTCAAAAGATTGTTTTATCAAAGGATGATAATGATCGACCAGTTCTTTAGGTGATATTCCTGCACGTTGAGCAGCGATTGTTATCGGAACCCCATGTTCATCAGAACCGCATATGAATATAACATCTGTACCTTTTAGTCGGTGGTATTTAACATAAATATCTGCTGGAAGATAAGCTCCAGCCAGATGGCCCAGATGAATTTCTCCATTAGCGTAGGGCAGCGCACTGGTCACCAGTAATTTCATAGAGAAAAAATACTAAATTTGCAGACAAAGTCAATAGCCATGAATTACAAATCAGAACGATTTCGTCTCAAATTCACAATCCAATTTCGCGGGTGTAAAAGATGTAAGTCCGCGAATGGTCAGGTCGGAACCCATTATGCCAGAAGACATTGATTGCCGGATTGGTGCTGAATGTTGAAGCAAGAACTTTCTGAGCTCCTTGATCTTTTATCCATTTGAGTGCATGTCCCAAAAGTATACTTCCGATACCTCTTCGACGCCACTTTGGGATAACGCCAAAATCTACAATTTCATATGCCTTATAAGGTAAATTCTTGCAGATAAAGGTAACGAGGTAGGCTATCGGTTCCTCCTTGATCTCTGCTAACATTATCTGTTCGGGTTTAAAGCCGGGTTCGCTTTTTTCTATCAGCAGAAAATCTTCATTCCAATTCAGAGGTTCCCCTTGATTAGGAGGATCGTCGAAGGCGGCAGCGCTGATCCGGCGTAAAAGTGGTATCTCTTCCGGTAAACGGACAGCTCGCACTGCCATATCAGGAAAATATTCTCCCCGGGGCAGTACTTCAAGGATGTGGGACATCCCCAGCATGGACACCGGATGCTTCACAAATCCAAATTCTGTCAATATCGGTGGATGAATATGATCAGTAGCTCGAGAGAAAAAAACTATATGATTAATTTTGTGGTTAACAGCCAAGTGTCTGGCTTCCGAAAGCAATCGTTCTACAAGTGGTTGGTAAAAGCTGCGCTCGCGTGCCCGCGGAGAAAGAAACAATCCGAAAGAAATTACATCCTGAAGACGCCATGTAGCTACAGAAATCCAGCCGTATCCCAATATGGTAGATTTGCATTCCAAAACTAATCCAGTACCGTTTTTCAACCAATCAGTATCAAAAAGCTTTTCATAGTCTTCTAATGAGTAAAATGCGTCACAGCCAGTTTCGTTTCTGCATGATATCGTTATACGACCAATCTCCATCGCATCCCTCAGCTCCAGCGGACGGATTACCAATTCACTTTCTGATTGCAACATCGTATTATTATATTATATTCAGACTTTCCAATCATTGTCAATTCCTCTTGGGAACCATTCCAACGGTTTCGGCTTCAATTCGTATTGAAAAAGTATCAGACCAGTCAGATTCAGCCCGATCAATATCTCGTGCTTTTGCTCGAATAAAATAAATGCCGGTGTCACTATATACATGAGTCCGGGGAATGGTTTCACCACTTTGAAAGAACGGAGACCACTTCGCCGTGGTCGTATCCCCCCATTCGATCAGGTATGTGATAACATTATCTTCAGGATCCACTGCATAAATACGAATTGATATCGTATCTGAAACGAACGCGTGGTTCCGACCGATAATGACCGGCCTACTGGGAGCATGATTACTGCTGCAGAATGAAAATATTACTGCAAGCGTCCCCAAGAACATAACTGGCGCTTTAACATCAATGAATACAGAGGATTTTTCCAATAAATATCTTTTCATTATGCCCCTCTTTAATACAAAGTTTACAGAAGTACGCCCCAACCGGCAAGTTTGTCAAAGAGAGACCAAGTGCATGTAATCCAGGGACTTGGGATTTCTGACGAACAGTTCTAACAACCCTTCCGGAAACATCAATCAACGTAAATTCGACGTCGCTTTGACTGCCCAGCGAATAATAAATTCGAGTTGTTGTTTTGACCAGATTGGGAATTATCCCTAACAGACGCGTGGCATATTTTCCCGTTCCCTCTTCATAGTAACCGGTGCAACCAGTGATACCCAAGGTAAAGAACAGAATTGCGTTGTAACCATCGGCAGAAATTTGCAATCGAAAAACGGCAATCGAATCGGAAGGACCATCATCAATTATACAGTGGAAAGGATCAAATTCATTGCTTATTGCACTTTCAGGTAATATTGTACCGAACTGAGCGACAGAATCGTAAACTGAGGTATTGCGATCGCAGGGAATTAGTCTGGCGACAGTGTTAGTAGCAGAACCCAAACCACGATTAAGCAAGGTGACAAAGATTTCCAGGCTCTCTCCGGGCTCCCAGAAACCGTTGCCATTCCCATGAGCATTATCTGAAGGAAACACACCAGCCAGAATCAACCAGGGCGCTTGTACTGACAAAGGCGCATTGGTAGTATACCTGAGTGCACGATGGGATTGAAGATATGCTCCGTTTGGGTGATAGATGTTATTGTACAAGTATTGGATACCAGTTGTTTCAGATGAATCCTCAATTCCCACCGTACAGGAGGAATTCAATGCTACCTGCTGGTATTGAAAAACGATTTCTCCGTCGCCGGTTCGTGTAGGGTAAAAACTGGGATCAAACAATATTATTTGAAATGTCTCCCGGATGTTGGGTTGGTTATAATGAGCAAAATCTTTAAATTCAATGTAATACCGACGGTTGATTGAATCAAAATACTGGTAAGCCGTGCCATAACCATTCCTGTTTTCGTCAGGATTAAGATCATCCCAGAATGGGCAGATCATCAGAGGGGGACCGACGGTATCGGGAATCGGACGGTTATTACCCGAACGGTAGGTAGTATATCCAAGTGCAAGAAAACCATTGGAACAAACGGAAATTATGGTGTCTACTCTGCCGTAGAATTTAAACTGAAACGGCAGGCGTAAAGTGCGTGTCACCGCATCTGAATCCGATACTGCCGGAATGACGATTCCCGGTCCAGGAGGTGCAAGTTCCACCCAGCTGTAAATAGGCGCTCTACCGGAAACGGTGTCAGAATCGTCATAACACCAGTATCCATAACTGTCCGGACCGGAAGGATCAGAAACCGTTCCCATTTCTCCTGCCAGTGAAATAGAAACCGTATCAGTATAAGGGTATGTCTCACCCTGACCGTGTATTGTTATCTTAAAAATTAGAGGTTTATTCTTAGGAAGGTATGGACTAACTGAAAGAGCAAAAGGGTCCCTGTCTCCACTTTTACTTTCCCCGGCGTTAACCGTGCCGAAATAGGATTGAGAATCGCCGACGGCAACATTCGAATCAAGACAAGTCAGGGTTAATTGCATGTTTCTTAAATTACCGCCCCCAAGATTGCTAATAGCAATATAAAGTGGACCGCTCTCAGAACTGCCGATTACTCCATTTCCATTCCCATATGGTGCTGAATCAATAAACAATGCGGTATCAATAACAATTTTTCCGGCACGGATTGTTAAATTTGCGGGTAAGCGCCAGGAATCATTATCAGCATCACGCACCAGCAGGGTTGCAGAAATAACGGTTCCTTCACGACTCAAGCTGTCGACGATAAATTCAACCCCATCTCCAGTGCGCACTGAATCCGGTTCGATTGAATTAAAATAAGCAATGCTGTCAATAAGCGCAATGTGCGGGCTGGAACTCCTGAAAACAGCAGTCACACCCGTTGCCGTTGCCTCACCGGCGTTTTTCAGAGCAAAATACAGTACGATCCTCTCACCGGGGTTAATTACGCGGTCGTTGCTCCCTGTAGAATCATCAATTGTTATACCTGAAATAATTAAATATGGAATACCACCTGCAATCACCCGACAATTACCCTCATAAGGTATCAGATTTCTGCCGGAAACCACTACATCCAGACTTCCGATATGACCCGGGTTAATCTCAAGATATGAACAACCGGCACTGTCGGTAACACCGGTGACATACATTGAGCTGTCCATGGAACAGCAAACCAGAGCACCAGCAACTGGCTGCCCGTCAGTAACAACCTCAATCCGGAAAGTCTGGGGACCGATCGGAATAACCGAATCGTAGTAAACCTCAATATGATGCGGGATATCAGTCCAGACACCTAACTCCGGGTCTCCAAGCAAATTCCACTCCTGATAGCGAGTCTGGTCATGATATAAGGAATCAATCCAGAACCGACCGCGCAGGGTTGCGGGACCAAGATGATACTGATTCTCTGCAAAAATCGCAGTAAAAAACCCTCGATAACAGGCACTGCGGTAATGCGCCCCATGACTGACTATGCCCGTTGTCCCAAAATAGGCGATTGCGCCGCCAAGAGTCCCCGGGGTACCTGCGCGCACGAATTTATCTCCGTACATTGAATTTCCACCTCCGGATTCCAGACTGATTGTAGCGCAGGTTGCCCCAATCACTATGGGCATCTTTTCACGGTTTGTCCAGGAGAAAGGATCAATCGCATTAAAAGGATCCCACCATGTACCTACTCCCTGTCCGCGGTAAGTAATGAAACTCCGGCCGGAATTTGCCGCTGCAGTAACATCGCCACTCCCATTTCCCCGGTTTTTACTGAACGAATCAATATGGACATAACCAGCTAAAAGGCAGAATTGGTGCAACAACCGAGAATCTCCCCAGTAA is a window from the candidate division WOR-3 bacterium genome containing:
- a CDS encoding C25 family cysteine peptidase; this translates as MNRLKISVILTFLLGQIVLGQQGAKYLIIAYDPYVPILQPLAQWKTQKGILAKVVPVSQVGTTPIQIQSYIRNAYNNWPIKPEYVLLAGSPSQIPSYNGTTDCYYGDMTGDYKMEISVGRFYVTNARECSTLVAKTVAYERSPVLPDSLWYKSIVTCVREDNAADDTLYWGDSRLLHQFCLLAGYVHIDSFSKNRGNGSGDVTAAANSGRSFITYRGQGVGTWWDPFNAIDPFSWTNREKMPIVIGATCATISLESGGGNSMYGDKFVRAGTPGTLGGAIAYFGTTGIVSHGAHYRSACYRGFFTAIFAENQYHLGPATLRGRFWIDSLYHDQTRYQEWNLLGDPELGVWTDIPHHIEVYYDSVIPIGPQTFRIEVVTDGQPVAGALVCCSMDSSMYVTGVTDSAGCSYLEINPGHIGSLDVVVSGRNLIPYEGNCRVIAGGIPYLIISGITIDDSTGSNDRVINPGERIVLYFALKNAGEATATGVTAVFRSSSPHIALIDSIAYFNSIEPDSVRTGDGVEFIVDSLSREGTVISATLLVRDADNDSWRLPANLTIRAGKIVIDTALFIDSAPYGNGNGVIGSSESGPLYIAISNLGGGNLRNMQLTLTCLDSNVAVGDSQSYFGTVNAGESKSGDRDPFALSVSPYLPKNKPLIFKITIHGQGETYPYTDTVSISLAGEMGTVSDPSGPDSYGYWCYDDSDTVSGRAPIYSWVELAPPGPGIVIPAVSDSDAVTRTLRLPFQFKFYGRVDTIISVCSNGFLALGYTTYRSGNNRPIPDTVGPPLMICPFWDDLNPDENRNGYGTAYQYFDSINRRYYIEFKDFAHYNQPNIRETFQIILFDPSFYPTRTGDGEIVFQYQQVALNSSCTVGIEDSSETTGIQYLYNNIYHPNGAYLQSHRALRYTTNAPLSVQAPWLILAGVFPSDNAHGNGNGFWEPGESLEIFVTLLNRGLGSATNTVARLIPCDRNTSVYDSVAQFGTILPESAISNEFDPFHCIIDDGPSDSIAVFRLQISADGYNAILFFTLGITGCTGYYEEGTGKYATRLLGIIPNLVKTTTRIYYSLGSQSDVEFTLIDVSGRVVRTVRQKSQVPGLHALGLSLTNLPVGAYFCKLCIKEGHNEKIFIGKILCIH
- a CDS encoding GNAT family N-acetyltransferase, whose protein sequence is MEIGRITISCRNETGCDAFYSLEDYEKLFDTDWLKNGTGLVLECKSTILGYGWISVATWRLQDVISFGLFLSPRARERSFYQPLVERLLSEARHLAVNHKINHIVFFSRATDHIHPPILTEFGFVKHPVSMLGMSHILEVLPRGEYFPDMAVRAVRLPEEIPLLRRISAAAFDDPPNQGEPLNWNEDFLLIEKSEPGFKPEQIMLAEIKEEPIAYLVTFICKNLPYKAYEIVDFGVIPKWRRRGIGSILLGHALKWIKDQGAQKVLASTFSTNPAINVFWHNGFRPDHSRTYIFYTREIGL
- the metG gene encoding methionine--tRNA ligase is translated as MKLLVTSALPYANGEIHLGHLAGAYLPADIYVKYHRLKGTDVIFICGSDEHGVPITIAAQRAGISPKELVDHYHPLIKQSFEKFGIEFDNYSRTSLSLHYRTVQDFFLQIYRRGFITPKTTSQLYCPRCKMFLADRYVEGACPSCGNNEARGDQCEQCGKWLEPFELIDPRCKVCGMTPERRETVHWFFRLSQFETNLRTWLASKTHWKPNVMRFCEGWLKRGLVDRPITRDLSWGVPVPLPEAAGKVFYVWFDAPIGYISATQDWAESLGRPDLWKDYWFNPQTKLVHFIGKDNIVFHAIVWPAMLMAHDEFILPSEIPANEFLNLEGAKLSTSRNRAIWLSDYLSQYPPDPLRYALAINLPENRDVDFTWADFHSRNNNELADILGNFINRVVVFIKRYYSGKIPQFTGTDSDSEKVIGMAQEIVVRIATLIEGFQIKDAAREMMNLAAIGNRYFDHSAPWRTFSADRAQCNRTMAVCSKLISMLEIITYPFLPFTSRKIAKMLNLGKRTWDDVLNPAVPSELGETEILFQKLPEKIIIQEKSKLGPDKKEKNEREPSMITIDEFKKIDLRVALVKSAERIPGTSKLLKLVIDLGKEERQIVAGIGETYSPEAVVGKQIVVVANLQPATIRGVESFGMLLAAVDGKQVALIRPEQDVTPGTAVT
- the rsmA gene encoding 16S rRNA (adenine(1518)-N(6)/adenine(1519)-N(6))-dimethyltransferase RsmA, which codes for MPGAAFKLPDCFRSARFHPKLIKIERDEIKPIRSLGQVFLVHEKTAEQLVKALNVTDNDTVLEIGPGRGIVTGKLTKVAKEVIGVEIDKRLIDYLARKFPLNNNLRLVECDFLAFDMTNYRNLKIIGNLPYYISSAILWKLLEYCWHWNVSVITVQREFAQRVLAIPGSPDYGPISVVTQYLCECRRLFNIPRSYFKPTPDVVSTAVIFKRRELLFSIPDIKKFIAIVNAGFYPQPRKLLINNLALSLKISRTELISVFNKIRLPSDVRANSLAPDDFFKLASALTPVFH
- a CDS encoding TatD family hydrolase, which codes for MLIFDSHCHLTDFQFASDLSAVMKRAQQAGVKEILTVSMNIPDSRETIELCQKFSGLYCSVGIHPHEADNFRSIDIQMLKDLCIEPQVKAIGETGLDFFREFSTKANQETAFRAQIELAKMMNLPLIIHIRDAAFAAMAILQEHNYFKGILHCFSDGRKLAEWAVEKGFYISFSGNLTFGEKRLVEIARSIPVDRILIETDAPYLIPRTELVAGKRNEPSYIRVTLNYLAEILNLTPKEIATITRDNARRCLQIA